In a single window of the Dreissena polymorpha isolate Duluth1 chromosome 3, UMN_Dpol_1.0, whole genome shotgun sequence genome:
- the LOC127871524 gene encoding ras-like protein family member 12, translating to MGSRRKTEYNIVILGALGVGKSALTVKYMTKRFIMEYDPFIEDIYTKHEGVESQDFFVNVMDTFEKDDSNSQRYFRWADAYMIVYSITDRTSFETAKDYTCKVSDYLKNANKECPIALVGNKSDLERYRQVSKSDGQTLCTDHCGLFFECTAAEDYECVEDVFHGLVHAIQKSRGDRSLVYSPLFISEDRVHAGQKARPRSPKNSTDKKDDIKQANKKNPSSFKLFNKSFKIFN from the exons ATGGGGAGCAGAAGAAAGACAGAGTATAACATTGTGATACTCGGGGCTCTTGGTGTCGGAAAATCAG CTCTGACAGTGAAGTACATGACTAAACGATTTATTATGGAATACGATCCATTTATAG AAGACATTTACACGAAACATGAAGGTGTTGAAAGCCAGGACTTCTTCGTCAACGTCATGGACACGTTTGAGaag GACGATTCTAACTCTCAGCGTTATTTCCGTTGGGCGGACGCGTACATGATTGTCTACAGCATAACAGATAGGACGAGTTTTGAGACGGCAAAAGATTACACGTGCAAAGTATCTGATTATTTGAAGAATGCCAACAAGGAGTGTCCAATTGCTTTAGTTGGGAACAAATCTGATTTAGAAAGATACAG aCAGGTCAGTAAGTCAGATGGACAAACGTTATGCACGGACCATTGCGGACTATTCTTTGAGTGCACAGCGGCAGAGGACTATGAATGTGTCGAGGACGTGTTCCACGGACTTGTGCATGCAATACAGAAATCGCGTGGAGATAGGAGTTTAGTTTATTCGCCGCTCTTTATATCTGAGGACAGGGTACACGCTGGGCAAAAGGCTAGACCGCGATCTCCGAAAAACAGTACAGACAAGAAGGACGATATCAAACAAGCGAACAAGAAAAATCCATCCAGTTTTAAGCTTttcaataaaagttttaaaatatttaactaa
- the LOC127871522 gene encoding uncharacterized protein LOC127871522 isoform X2, whose product MMTSASSTHASSNPSINLSLTSTSPFMYIGNTTTPLVSAPSVITFQTPSMTSYVTDEQTTIENTNPPFTQYPVLRPDLGFAVYVVEFVLVINAKYDPLIEKDESFLEDLRTKLNTNMFNNTPGYSFTLSFSEGSIKCHIEARFNQSAVMIANKNITTVLQQIDDNVRSIRNISTTRGEVKTLDLQQNVKDIRARVMALKDQCSLITGACRPDYELTCLNGDVSRGSCVHKCVTTQSIDYCGNHGTCFYDFGNDVLACKCDQTSYHVYHGSRCDEMTATQKYVLTMSLGIGGGVVFVLLIIIICVCIRNYRNKNKHNIRWDEPPTGRIATLKDLSFRSHPGKTGSTYGRYHRTPGHVNMAFEPVFSGSGRLRQGMYLPSPDEDDFYNTPSFMRIDPAADYSIQRPQVSTRPSEIYRQLYSDTHSEFPKDRSRQMSKGPQPSSGIEIRTML is encoded by the exons atgatgacttcAGCAAGTAGTACACACGCGAGCAGCAATCCATCGATCAACCTGTCTCTTACTTCGACTAGTCCTTTTATGTATATCGGTAACACGACGACCCCGTTAGTCAGCGCGCCATCAGTCATTACATTTCAAACTCCGTCGATGACCTCTTACGTCACCGACGAACAAACTACAATTGAAAATACGAATCCTCCTTTTACTCAATATCCGGTGTTGCGTCCGGATTTAG GATTTGCAGTATATGTGGTGGAATTTGTTCTTGTAATAAACGCAAAATATGACCCTTTAATTGAAAAGGATGAGAGTTTCTTGGAGGATCTTCGCACCAAG TTGAACACGAACATGTTCAATAACACACCAGGTTACAGCTTTACACTCAGCTTTAG TGAAGGAAGCATAAAATGCCACATTGAGGCGAGATTTAATCAAAGTGCAGTGATGATTGCAAATAAAAACATCACGACGGTTCTTCAACAAATTGACGATAACGTACGGTCGATTCGAAACATCTCAACAACACGTGGGGAAGTGAAAACACTGGATCTGcaacaaaatgttaaagatatAAGAG CGAGAGTAATGGCCCTCAAAGACCAATGCAGCCTTATCACAGGCGCATGCCGGCCAGACTATGAATTAACATGCCTTAACGGTGACGTGTCACGGGGCTCTTGTGTGCACAAATGCGTCACAACTCAGTCAATTGACTATTGTGGCAACCATGGGACCTGCTTCTATGACTTTGGAAACGACGTACTGGCTTGCAA GTGCGATCAGACATCATACCACGTGTATCACGGGTCACGCTGCGACGAGATGACAGCAACCCAGAAGTATGTGCTCACCATGTCATTGGGGATAGGCGGTGGCGTGGTGTTCGTCCTGCTGATCATCATCATATGTGTGTGCATCCGCAATTATAGAAACAAGAATAAACACAACATCAG ATGGGATGAGCCACCGACAGGCCGTATAGCGACACTAAAGGATCTCAGTTTCCGATCCCATCCCGGCAAAACAGGGTCGACATACGGGCGTTACCACCGTACACCGGGTCATGTCAACATG GCATTTGAGCCTGTATTTAGCGGAAGTGGGCGTTTGCGCCAAGGAATGTACCTCCCCTCACCGGACGAAGATGACTTCTACAACACGCCGTCATTTATGCGCATAGATCCCGCAGCTGAT TACTCTATTCAAAGACCACAGGTGTCGACAAGACCCAGCGAGATTTACAGACAACTTTACTCCGAC ACCCATTCAGAATTTCCCAAAGACAGATCTAGACAGATGTCGAAAGGACCACAACCATCATCTGGAATTGAAATAAGAACAATGTTGTAG
- the LOC127871522 gene encoding uncharacterized protein LOC127871522 isoform X1, translating into MMTSASSTHASSNPSINLSLTSTSPFMYIGNTTTPLVSAPSVITFQTPSMTSYVTDEQTTIENTNPPFTQYPVLRPDLGFAVYVVEFVLVINAKYDPLIEKDESFLEDLRTKLNTNMFNNTPGYSFTLSFSEGSIKCHIEARFNQSAVMIANKNITTVLQQIDDNVRSIRNISTTRGEVKTLDLQQNVKDIRARVMALKDQCSLITGACRPDYELTCLNGDVSRGSCVHKCVTTQSIDYCGNHGTCFYDFGNDVLACKCDQTSYHVYHGSRCDEMTATQKYVLTMSLGIGGGVVFVLLIIIICVCIRNYRNKNKHNISDYGVSRWDEPPTGRIATLKDLSFRSHPGKTGSTYGRYHRTPGHVNMAFEPVFSGSGRLRQGMYLPSPDEDDFYNTPSFMRIDPAADYSIQRPQVSTRPSEIYRQLYSDTHSEFPKDRSRQMSKGPQPSSGIEIRTML; encoded by the exons atgatgacttcAGCAAGTAGTACACACGCGAGCAGCAATCCATCGATCAACCTGTCTCTTACTTCGACTAGTCCTTTTATGTATATCGGTAACACGACGACCCCGTTAGTCAGCGCGCCATCAGTCATTACATTTCAAACTCCGTCGATGACCTCTTACGTCACCGACGAACAAACTACAATTGAAAATACGAATCCTCCTTTTACTCAATATCCGGTGTTGCGTCCGGATTTAG GATTTGCAGTATATGTGGTGGAATTTGTTCTTGTAATAAACGCAAAATATGACCCTTTAATTGAAAAGGATGAGAGTTTCTTGGAGGATCTTCGCACCAAG TTGAACACGAACATGTTCAATAACACACCAGGTTACAGCTTTACACTCAGCTTTAG TGAAGGAAGCATAAAATGCCACATTGAGGCGAGATTTAATCAAAGTGCAGTGATGATTGCAAATAAAAACATCACGACGGTTCTTCAACAAATTGACGATAACGTACGGTCGATTCGAAACATCTCAACAACACGTGGGGAAGTGAAAACACTGGATCTGcaacaaaatgttaaagatatAAGAG CGAGAGTAATGGCCCTCAAAGACCAATGCAGCCTTATCACAGGCGCATGCCGGCCAGACTATGAATTAACATGCCTTAACGGTGACGTGTCACGGGGCTCTTGTGTGCACAAATGCGTCACAACTCAGTCAATTGACTATTGTGGCAACCATGGGACCTGCTTCTATGACTTTGGAAACGACGTACTGGCTTGCAA GTGCGATCAGACATCATACCACGTGTATCACGGGTCACGCTGCGACGAGATGACAGCAACCCAGAAGTATGTGCTCACCATGTCATTGGGGATAGGCGGTGGCGTGGTGTTCGTCCTGCTGATCATCATCATATGTGTGTGCATCCGCAATTATAGAAACAAGAATAAACACAACATCAG TGATTATGGTGTATCTAGATGGGATGAGCCACCGACAGGCCGTATAGCGACACTAAAGGATCTCAGTTTCCGATCCCATCCCGGCAAAACAGGGTCGACATACGGGCGTTACCACCGTACACCGGGTCATGTCAACATG GCATTTGAGCCTGTATTTAGCGGAAGTGGGCGTTTGCGCCAAGGAATGTACCTCCCCTCACCGGACGAAGATGACTTCTACAACACGCCGTCATTTATGCGCATAGATCCCGCAGCTGAT TACTCTATTCAAAGACCACAGGTGTCGACAAGACCCAGCGAGATTTACAGACAACTTTACTCCGAC ACCCATTCAGAATTTCCCAAAGACAGATCTAGACAGATGTCGAAAGGACCACAACCATCATCTGGAATTGAAATAAGAACAATGTTGTAG
- the LOC127872604 gene encoding uncharacterized protein LOC127872604, with protein sequence MTTESSAPSVNTSPTGSSTSPDISTMMTTESSTTSVNTSPTFSSSSPDISIITTTESSTPSVNATAKLSNISTMTTTESSTPSVNTSPTLSSISPYIKTMMTAESSTPSVNTSPTVSNISTMITTESSTLSVITSPTVSSSSPYINTMRTAKSRTPSVNTSPTLSSTSPYISAKITSERSTPSVNTSPTVSSTSTYINTMMTTESSTPSVNTSPILSNIGTMMTSESSSPSVNTSQTLSSSSPGISTMMTTESNTLSVNTSPTFSSTSPDISTMTTTESSTPSVNATAKLFSTSPDISTMMTTESSTPSVNTSPTVSSTSPDISTMLTSENSTPPVNTSPTVSSTSHKISTMMTTESSTPSVNTSQTMSSTCISRHHTFPEISTMTTTESSTPSVNTSPTLSSTSQVISTMMAIESSSPSVSTSPTVSSTSPDISTMITTESSTSSVITSPTVSSTSPYINTMLTAESSTPSVNTSPTLSSTSPYININTMTTTENSTPSVNTSPTVSSVSPDISTMTTNENSTPSVNTSPTVSNISTMTTTESSTQSVNSSPTWFSTSRDISTIMTIESSSPSVNKYTTVSSTSQDIITMITTESSTPSVNTSTTLSSTSPDISTMMTTESSTPSINTSPKLTSTSPDISTMTTTENSTPSFNMSPTLSIHLQISVP encoded by the exons atgacaACTGAAAGCAGCGCACCATCAGTCAACACTTCTCCAACTGggtctagtacatctccagacatcagtaccatgatgactactgaaagcagcacaACATCAGTAAACACGTCTCCAACATTTTCTAGTTCATCCCCAGATATCAGTATCATAACGACCACTGAAAGcagcacaccatcagtcaacGCGACTGCAAAattgtcta acatcagtaccatgacGACCACAGAAAGcagcacaccatcagtcaacacgtctccaacaTTGTCCAGTATATCTCCATACATCAAAACCATGATGACTGCTGAAAGCAGCACTCCATCAGTCAACACAtctccaactgtgtcta acatcagtaccatgattACTACTGAAAGCAGCACATTATCAGTCATCACgtctccaactgtgtctagtTCATCACCATACATCAATACCATGAGGACTGCTAAAAGCAGGACTCCATCAGTCAACACATCTCCAACattgtctagtacatctccataCATCAGTGCCAAGATAACTTCTGAAAGAagcacaccatcagtcaacacgtctccaactgtgtctagtacatctACATACATCAATACCATGATGACCACTGAAAGcagcacaccatcagtcaacacgtctccaatATTGTCTA ACATCGGTACCATGATGACTTCTGAAAGTAGCtcaccatcagtcaacacgtctcaAACATTGTCTAGTTCATCTCCAGgcatcagtaccatgatgactactgaaagcaACACACTATCAGTCAACACGTCCCCAACATTTTCTAGTACATCCCCAGATATCAGTACCATGACGACCACTGAAAGcagcacaccatcagtcaacGCGACTGCAAAATTGTttagtacatctccagacatcagtaccatgatgactactgaaagcagcacTCCATCAGTCAACACAtctccaactgtgtctagtacatctccgGATATCAGTACCATGTTGACTTCTGAAAACAGCACACCAccagtcaacacgtctccaactgtgtctagtacatctcataaaatcagtaccatgatgactacagaaagcagcacaccatcagtcaacacgtctcaaacaatgtctagtaca TGcatctccagacatca tacatTTCCAGAAATCAGTACCATGACGACCACTGAAAGcagcacaccatcagtcaacacgtctccaacaTTGTCCAGTACATCTCAAGTCATCAGTACCATGATGGCTATTGAAAGCAGCTCACCATCAGTCAGCACgtctccaactgtgtctagtacatctccagacatcagtacTATGATTACTACTGAAAGCAGCACATCATCAGTCATCACgtctccaactgtgtctagtacatcACCATACATCAATACCATGTTGACTGCTGAAAGCAGCACTCCATCAGTCAACACATCTCCAACattgtctagtacatctccataCATCA ACATCAATACCATGACAACCACTGAAAACAGCACACCATCAGTTAACACATCTCCAACTGTGTCTAGTGTatctccagacatcagtaccatgacGACCAACGAAAACAGCACACCATCAGTTAACACgtctccaactgtgtcta acatcagtaccatgacGACCACTGAAAGCAGCACACAATCAGTCAACTCGTCTCCGACATGGTTTAGTACATCCCGTGACATCAGTACCATAATGACTATTGAAAGCAGCTCACCATCAGTCAACAAGTATAcaactgtgtctagtacatctcaAGACATCATTACCATGATAACTACTGAAAGCAGCACTCCATCAGTCAACACATCTACAACattgtctagtacatctccagacatcagtactatgatgactactgaaagcagcacaccaTCAATCAATACGTCTCCAAAATTGactagtacatctccagacatcagtaccatgacGACCACTGAAAACAGCACACCATCATTCAACATGTCTCCAACattgtcta TACATCTCCAGATATCAGTACCATGA
- the LOC127872605 gene encoding uncharacterized protein LOC127872605 has translation MVPKSGDVPAIVGDVLTDVVIMVLVYVDVLDTVGDVLTDGVLLSEVIMVLMYGDVLDNVGDVLTDGVMLSAVIMVLMYVVVMVLMSGDVLDTVGDVLTDSVLLSVVIMVLMSGDALGNVGDVLTDEVIMVLISGDVLDTVGDVLTDGVLLSAVIMVLMYGDVLDTVGDVMTDDVLLSVVITVLMSRDVQDPVGDVLTDVVIMVLMYVDVLDTVGDVLTDGVLLSEVIVVLMYGDVLDHVGEVFTDGVLLLAVIMVLMYEVIMVLISGDVLDTVGDVLTDRVLLSAVIMVLMYRDVLDNVGDVLTDDVIMVPMTEDVPAIVGDVLTDDVLDTVGDVLTDGVLLSEVIVVLMYVDVLDNVGDVLTNGVLLSAVIMVLMYGDVLDTVGDVLTDDELLSIVIMVLMT, from the exons ATGGTACCGAAGTCTGGAGATGTACCAGCCATTGTTGGAGACGTGTTGACCGAtg TGGTCATCATGGTATTGGTGTATGTagatgtactagacacagttggagacgtgttgactgatggtgtgctTCTTTCAgaagtcatcatggtactgatgtatggagatgtactagacaatGTTGGAGATGTGTTGACTGATGGAGTCATGCTTTCAGCAGTCATCATGGTATTGATGTATG TGGTCGTCATGGTAttgatgtctggagatgtactagacacagttggagaTGTATTGACTGATAgtgtgctgctttcagtagtcatcatggtactAATGTCTGGAGATGCACTAGGCAAtgttggagacgtgttgactgatg aagtcatcatggtactgatatccggagatgtactagacacagttggagaTGTGTTGACTGATGGAGTGCTGCTTTCAGCAGTCATCATGGTTTTGATGtatggagatgtactagacacagttggagacGTGATGACTGATGATGTGCTGCTTTCAGTAGTAATCACGGTACTGATGTCTAGAGATGTACAAGACCCAGTTGGcgacgtgttgactgatg TGGTCATCATGGTATTGATGTATGTagatgtactagacacagttggagacgtgttgactgatggtgtgctTCTTTCAGAAGTCATCGTGGTACTGATGTATGGAGATGTACTAGACCATGTTGGAGAGGTGTTCACTGATGGAGTCCTGCTTTTAGCAGTCATCATGGTATTGATGTATG AAGTCATCATGGTACTAATATCcggagatgtactagacacagttggagaTGTGTTGACTGATAGAGTGCTGCTTTCAGCAGTCATCATGGTATTGATGTATAGAGATGTACTGGACAAtgttggagacgtgttgactgatg ATGTCATCATGGTACCGATGACTGAAGATGTACCAGCCATTGTTGGAGACGTGTTGACCGACG atgtactagacacagttggagacgtgttgactgatggtgtgctTCTTTCAGAAGTCATCGTGGTACTGATGTATGTAGATGTACTAGACAATGTTGGAGATGTGTTGACTAATGGAGTCCTGCTTTCAGCAGTCATCATGGTATTGATGTATGGTgatgtactagacacagttggagacgtgttgactgatgaTGAGCTGCTTTCCATAGTCATAATGGTACTGATGACTTGA